From a single Fusarium fujikuroi IMI 58289 draft genome, chromosome FFUJ_chr03 genomic region:
- a CDS encoding related to PML1 Subunit of the RES complex, which is required for nuclear retention of unspliced pre-mRNAs, giving the protein MASDEEPGSRPSRRRYEDEGNEIRDDHRSKYSERDSGRRERRRSRDRRERRRSRTPESSRRRSRSRDRQRDTNREHRSRRSRDDKSSRRRRDDDDGGDDRRVAKRSPLRRTGPLPSQADSFAVTTGEAPEKPKEKPNFGSTGVLAAASNSVAQADGTAITLKYHEPSEARKPSPRDVWKLFVFKGQDIVDTIELSTRSCWLIGREMSVVDLPAEHPSISKQHAVIQFRYVEKRNEFGDKIGKVKPYLIDLESANGTVLNDSKIPDSRYLELRDKDMIQFGHSTREYVIMLAPRD; this is encoded by the coding sequence ATGGCGTCGGACGAAGAACCAGGAAGTAGGCCTAGTCGGAGGCGCTACGAGGACGAGGGCAACGAAATCAGAGACGATCACCGATCGAAATATTCAGAACGTGACTCCGGACGCCGAGAACGTCGTCGATCACGCGACCGACGCGAACGAAGACGGTCCCGGACACCAGAATCTTCACGGCGGAGGTCACGAAGCCGAGACCGTCAACGAGACACAAACCGTGAACATAGAAGTCGAAGATCACGAGACGATAAGAGTTCAAGGCGAAGacgtgacgatgatgacggggGGGATGACAGACGGGTTGCAAAGCGAAGCCCCTTGAGGCGCACTGGCCCTTTGCCATCTCAGGCAGACTCTTTCGCCGTTACCACCGGCGAGGCTCCTGAGAAACCCAAGGAAAAGCCCAACTTCGGATCCACAGGCGTCTTGGCGGCGGCCTCGAATTCAGTGGCACAGGCGGACGGCACGGCAATTACACTCAAGTATCACGAGCCTTCCGAGGCGCGTAAGCCGTCGCCACGCGATGTATGGAAGTTGTTCGTTTTCAAAGGCCAGGATATTGTCGACACGATAGAGCTCAGCACGAGGAGCTGCTGGCTCATCGGGCGAGAAATGTCAGTTGTGGACTTGCCCGCGGAGCATCCTAGCATCAGCAAGCAACACGCCGTGATTCAATTTCGCtatgttgagaagaggaaCGAGTTTGGCGACAAAATTGGCAAAGTCAAGCCGTACCTCATCGATCTGGAGAGTGCCAATGGAACGGTTTTGAATGATAGCAAGATCCCAGATAGCAGATATTTGGAGCTCAGGGATAAGGATATGATCCAATTCGGACACAGCACGAGAGAGTATGTGATAATGCTTGCTCCACGAGATTGA